Proteins encoded together in one Thermoplasmatales archaeon BRNA1 window:
- a CDS encoding DNA-directed RNA polymerase, subunit M/Transcription elongation factor TFIIS: MFPKDGKYVCRNPDCGYEEPISGNAQTFTTKAKNTETIVMEEGGATLPKARVTCPACGYTEAYYNVRQTRAADEPETIMYRCCKCNNRWNQY, encoded by the coding sequence ATGTTCCCGAAGGACGGGAAGTACGTCTGCCGCAACCCGGACTGCGGATACGAGGAACCCATCTCCGGTAACGCGCAGACGTTCACAACCAAAGCGAAGAACACCGAGACCATCGTCATGGAAGAAGGAGGGGCCACCCTCCCCAAGGCGCGTGTCACCTGCCCCGCCTGCGGATACACCGAGGCATACTACAACGTAAGGCAGACCAGGGCCGCGGATGAGCCCGAGACCATCATGTACCGCTGCTGCAAGTGCAACAACCGCTGGAACCAGTACTGA
- a CDS encoding DNA polymerase sliding clamp subunit (PCNA-like protein), protein MFKAEIKADTLKSLVYIVSTLVDEVKMSIRSDSVVMKAIDPAHVAMLDIKVSSDAFISFSADEADIGLDLDKVKSVLKLADGDDTIIMEHDPDQGRLTLRIGNITRRMSLVDTSSMSDPKVPQIDLSTDIMVGIEQLKKGIKASESISDHISLEADQYGFELACEGDTDMASLRIPVADLAGLKADSKVRSLYPLDYFSNIVKVIPDKTVVDIQLDNDYPVKILFSLAEDKINVIYFLAPRIENE, encoded by the coding sequence ATGTTCAAGGCAGAGATCAAAGCTGATACACTCAAGAGCCTCGTCTATATCGTGTCCACCCTTGTGGACGAGGTCAAGATGTCAATCCGTTCCGACTCCGTCGTGATGAAGGCCATCGATCCCGCTCACGTCGCCATGCTCGACATCAAGGTGAGCTCCGATGCGTTCATCTCCTTCTCCGCGGACGAGGCGGACATCGGACTCGACCTCGACAAGGTCAAGTCCGTCCTCAAGCTCGCCGACGGCGATGACACCATCATCATGGAGCACGACCCAGACCAGGGAAGGCTTACCCTCAGGATCGGCAACATCACCCGCCGCATGAGTCTGGTCGACACCTCCTCCATGTCCGACCCCAAGGTTCCCCAGATCGACCTCTCCACCGACATCATGGTCGGAATCGAGCAGCTCAAGAAGGGAATCAAGGCGTCCGAGTCAATTTCCGATCACATCTCCCTTGAGGCGGACCAGTACGGCTTCGAGCTCGCCTGCGAGGGTGACACCGACATGGCCAGCCTCAGGATCCCGGTTGCGGACCTCGCCGGACTGAAGGCCGACAGCAAGGTTAGGAGCCTCTACCCCCTCGACTACTTCTCCAACATCGTCAAGGTGATCCCTGACAAGACCGTCGTCGACATCCAGCTCGACAACGACTACCCCGTCAAGATCCTGTTCTCCCTCGCCGAGGATAAGATCAACGTAATCTACTTCCTGGCACCCAGGATCGAGAACGAGTGA
- a CDS encoding Transketolase, N-terminal subunit, which produces MGMEELQKMANKLRLDVVEMTTEAGSGHPGGSLSSADLLAALYFRIMNVDPADPYKEDRDRFILSKGHAAPILYAALAERGYFPVEELKTLRKIGSRLQGHPAYRDVPGVEVTTGSLGQGLSMACGIAMAGRMDGKDYRVYCLLGDGELQEGQNWEAAMFAHQYNLSNITAFVDRNKLQICGNTEEVMALDPLMEKWRYFGWNVIVIDGHNIRQIIDACDKAARSKKNPSMIILNTVKGKGVSFMENNAGFHGKSCSPEEHEKAVSELREVI; this is translated from the coding sequence ATGGGTATGGAAGAGCTTCAGAAGATGGCGAACAAGCTCCGTCTCGACGTCGTCGAGATGACCACGGAGGCCGGCTCCGGCCATCCGGGAGGATCGCTCTCGTCCGCGGACCTCCTCGCAGCCCTGTATTTCCGCATCATGAACGTCGACCCCGCAGATCCCTACAAGGAGGACCGCGACCGTTTCATCCTCTCCAAGGGACATGCGGCACCCATCCTCTACGCCGCCCTGGCAGAGAGGGGTTACTTCCCCGTGGAGGAGCTGAAGACCCTCAGGAAGATCGGTTCCAGGCTCCAGGGGCACCCCGCCTACCGCGACGTCCCCGGCGTCGAGGTGACCACCGGTTCCCTCGGACAGGGGCTCAGCATGGCCTGCGGAATAGCGATGGCCGGCCGCATGGACGGCAAGGACTACCGCGTATATTGCCTGCTGGGGGACGGAGAGCTCCAGGAGGGACAGAACTGGGAGGCCGCGATGTTCGCCCACCAGTACAACCTCTCCAACATCACCGCGTTCGTGGACAGGAACAAGCTCCAGATCTGCGGGAACACCGAGGAGGTCATGGCGCTCGACCCCCTTATGGAGAAGTGGAGGTACTTCGGATGGAACGTCATCGTCATCGACGGGCACAACATCCGCCAGATCATCGACGCCTGCGACAAGGCGGCCAGGTCCAAGAAGAACCCCTCCATGATCATCCTCAACACCGTCAAGGGGAAGGGTGTCTCCTTCATGGAGAACAATGCAGGATTCCACGGCAAGTCGTGCAGCCCCGAGGAGCACGAGAAGGCCGTTTCCGAACTCAGGGAGGTCATCTGA
- a CDS encoding Transketolase, C-terminal subunit produces MAGEKLAQRSYYGKALAKLAETNPDVVVLDADLAGSTKTGDFQKVCPERFIECGIAEANMVGVAAGLATSGKIPFASTFGVFASGRCWEQIRMAVAYPRLNVKIVATHCGLSVGPDGATHQALEDIAITRALPNMTVIVPCDAHEAYAATLAIADYDGPVYMRMGRSSFPVLKEEGCTFTIGKADVLREGSDISIIACGQMVQSCMVAAEQLASEGISAEVVNMATVKPLDRDAVLATAKKTGAVVTVEEHSIIGGLGSVVCECLSEEYPVPVLRVGTKDTFGESGEAEELLEKYGLGVKDIVAAVKNMIQIKKER; encoded by the coding sequence ATGGCAGGAGAGAAGCTCGCACAGCGTTCCTACTACGGCAAGGCCCTCGCGAAGCTCGCGGAGACCAACCCCGACGTCGTCGTCCTCGACGCCGACCTCGCGGGATCCACCAAGACCGGCGACTTCCAGAAAGTCTGCCCCGAGAGGTTCATCGAGTGCGGTATCGCCGAGGCCAACATGGTCGGCGTCGCCGCCGGACTCGCCACCTCCGGAAAGATCCCCTTCGCATCCACCTTCGGCGTGTTCGCCTCCGGGCGCTGCTGGGAGCAGATCCGCATGGCAGTCGCCTACCCCAGACTCAACGTCAAGATCGTCGCCACCCACTGCGGCCTCTCCGTCGGACCCGACGGGGCTACCCACCAGGCGCTGGAGGACATCGCGATCACCAGGGCACTGCCCAACATGACCGTCATCGTCCCCTGCGATGCCCATGAGGCATACGCGGCCACACTCGCGATTGCGGATTACGACGGGCCCGTCTACATGAGGATGGGGCGCTCGTCCTTCCCCGTCCTGAAGGAGGAGGGGTGCACGTTCACCATCGGAAAGGCCGACGTCCTCAGGGAGGGCAGCGACATCTCGATTATCGCCTGCGGACAGATGGTGCAGTCCTGCATGGTCGCCGCGGAGCAGCTCGCTTCCGAGGGCATCAGCGCGGAGGTCGTCAACATGGCCACCGTCAAGCCCCTGGACCGTGATGCCGTCCTCGCCACCGCGAAGAAGACCGGTGCGGTCGTCACCGTGGAGGAGCACAGCATCATCGGCGGACTGGGATCCGTGGTCTGCGAGTGCCTGTCCGAGGAGTACCCCGTGCCTGTCCTCAGGGTCGGCACCAAGGACACTTTCGGCGAGTCCGGAGAGGCCGAGGAGCTCCTCGAGAAGTACGGGCTCGGCGTGAAGGACATCGTCGCGGCAGTCAAAAACATGATTCAGATCAAAAAGGAGAGATGA
- a CDS encoding transaldolase: MKMKFFIDTANLDMIKEINSWGILDGVTTNPSLVAKEGTDTPTRVAEIAKILGDRPVSAEAMAVDAEGMIAEGKKLAAIAPNVNVKLPMCIESLKATKALSEIGIDVNMTLIFSPLQALMAAKAGARYVSPFVGRLDDIGTHGNDMLTETVGILRTYGFETEVIAASIRHPVHVLDAAEMGCDIATIPYDILKKMVSHPKTDEGIAKFKADYEKVNGSQ; this comes from the coding sequence ATGAAAATGAAGTTCTTTATCGACACGGCAAACCTTGACATGATCAAAGAGATCAACAGCTGGGGGATCCTCGACGGGGTCACCACCAACCCCAGTCTGGTCGCGAAAGAGGGGACCGATACCCCCACCCGTGTCGCTGAGATCGCCAAGATCCTCGGCGACCGCCCGGTCTCCGCCGAGGCCATGGCAGTCGATGCCGAGGGGATGATCGCCGAGGGAAAGAAGCTCGCGGCCATCGCACCCAACGTCAACGTCAAGCTCCCCATGTGCATCGAGTCCCTGAAGGCCACCAAGGCTCTCTCCGAGATTGGAATCGACGTGAACATGACCCTCATCTTCTCCCCCCTGCAGGCCCTCATGGCCGCAAAGGCAGGAGCCAGGTACGTCTCCCCCTTCGTCGGAAGGCTGGACGACATCGGTACCCACGGCAACGACATGCTCACCGAGACCGTCGGGATCCTGAGGACCTACGGTTTCGAGACCGAGGTCATCGCCGCCTCCATCAGGCACCCCGTCCACGTCCTGGACGCCGCCGAGATGGGATGCGATATCGCAACCATCCCCTACGACATCCTCAAGAAGATGGTTTCCCACCCGAAGACCGACGAGGGTATCGCCAAGTTCAAGGCGGACTACGAGAAGGTCAACGGCTCCCAGTGA
- a CDS encoding geranylgeranyl reductase family, with translation MRNYMPDVTVVGGGPAGSLTARLLAASGRDVVLLEEHNEAGVPTHCAGFVSDDVIQKMGVRPNIYSTICRADVKLPDGRVLEIGRKSPIGFIVDRADLDAKMVDLAAKHGVDVHMGERCTEVTATDAYVTAKTNDGEIKSDLLVGADGQNSTIAASWGNNMAREYLRGFQMDVRHTMDEQDRMILRVGNDIAPGLFAWQLPMGDLTRVGVCVSPNAGTPAEYVKRLLKNIGLADCKVEQSFGGKVPIGGRRTSVNNRVMLIGDAAGQVKPVSAGGLYPIAVAAPILADTVSKAYEMNVFSTAVLALYERGWKRELGKSLDGGMRLRKMYCRMSDRNLCAIAKIFDTPEILGILSNIDIDDPTTVVKPILKQRGVKSRLLGIYLRSLF, from the coding sequence GTGAGGAACTACATGCCGGATGTCACCGTGGTGGGAGGGGGGCCGGCAGGCTCCCTGACCGCACGCCTTCTGGCGGCATCCGGCCGCGACGTCGTGCTCCTGGAGGAGCATAACGAGGCGGGGGTCCCGACCCATTGCGCGGGATTCGTCTCCGACGACGTCATCCAGAAGATGGGCGTGCGCCCTAACATCTACAGCACGATCTGCCGTGCCGACGTGAAGCTCCCGGACGGCCGCGTACTCGAGATTGGGAGGAAGTCCCCCATCGGCTTCATCGTCGACCGTGCGGACCTGGACGCCAAGATGGTGGACCTCGCCGCCAAGCACGGCGTGGACGTCCATATGGGCGAGAGGTGCACCGAGGTCACCGCGACCGACGCGTATGTCACCGCGAAGACCAACGACGGCGAGATCAAATCCGACCTCCTTGTGGGGGCGGACGGGCAGAATTCCACCATCGCCGCCTCCTGGGGGAACAACATGGCCCGCGAGTACCTCCGCGGATTCCAGATGGACGTCAGGCACACCATGGACGAACAGGACAGGATGATCCTGAGGGTCGGCAACGACATCGCCCCCGGACTCTTCGCATGGCAGCTGCCCATGGGAGACCTCACGCGTGTGGGGGTGTGTGTCTCCCCCAATGCGGGTACCCCTGCGGAATACGTCAAGAGGCTTCTCAAGAACATAGGCCTGGCCGACTGCAAGGTCGAGCAGTCCTTCGGGGGCAAGGTTCCGATCGGCGGAAGGCGCACCTCGGTCAACAACCGTGTCATGCTCATAGGCGATGCGGCGGGGCAGGTCAAACCAGTCTCGGCGGGTGGTCTTTACCCAATTGCCGTTGCGGCGCCCATCCTCGCCGACACCGTCAGCAAGGCCTACGAGATGAATGTCTTCTCCACGGCCGTCCTGGCACTCTACGAGAGGGGATGGAAGAGGGAGCTAGGCAAGTCCCTCGACGGCGGAATGAGGCTCCGTAAGATGTACTGCAGGATGAGCGACCGCAACCTCTGTGCGATCGCCAAGATATTCGATACCCCGGAGATCCTGGGGATACTGAGCAACATCGACATCGACGACCCCACCACCGTCGTGAAGCCCATCCTGAAGCAGAGGGGAGTGAAGTCCAGGCTTCTTGGAATCTACCTGAGGTCTCTGTTTTGA
- a CDS encoding putative methyltransferase produces MARVPSDKASEIIPVLREKGILDPSARISGGDGFRLVPIVPGKEDEVRSMGLGIGEAPAYSESSRPPMEHIRECLKGMSSGHLALLPGKWEIAGDVVTLKMDPVLYPEGREIGKAYAEALEVSTVYADISGVAGEFRLPDMKLLFGEPRLSVKTENGIVYEYDVTKVMFASGNLAERKRMEALDCRGETVVDMFAGIGYFTLPLAKFSGARRVFACEKNPDSYGFLVNNVRRNGVEDVVIPILADNRSLCGTAFADRILMGYVQTTSEFVPYALRMAKPGCIIHYHDTFPVGKEREMTEDIFRKACGERGFEILVLREVKSFAPSVSHYVADIRVD; encoded by the coding sequence GTGGCCCGCGTCCCGTCGGACAAGGCTTCTGAGATCATACCGGTCCTTCGCGAGAAGGGGATATTGGACCCTTCCGCACGTATCAGCGGCGGGGACGGTTTCCGTCTGGTCCCCATCGTTCCCGGGAAGGAGGACGAGGTCCGTTCCATGGGCCTCGGTATCGGCGAGGCTCCAGCGTATTCCGAATCATCCCGTCCCCCGATGGAACATATCCGTGAGTGCCTGAAAGGCATGTCATCCGGGCATCTGGCACTGTTGCCGGGTAAGTGGGAGATCGCGGGCGACGTGGTCACCCTGAAGATGGATCCCGTCCTCTATCCGGAGGGGAGGGAGATCGGTAAGGCATACGCTGAAGCCCTGGAGGTGAGCACAGTCTACGCCGACATCTCGGGTGTCGCGGGGGAGTTCAGGCTCCCGGACATGAAGCTCCTGTTCGGGGAGCCCAGGCTCTCCGTCAAGACCGAGAACGGGATCGTCTACGAGTACGACGTCACCAAGGTCATGTTCGCTTCCGGCAACCTCGCCGAGAGGAAGCGCATGGAGGCCCTCGACTGCAGGGGGGAGACCGTGGTCGACATGTTCGCCGGAATCGGTTATTTCACCCTCCCTCTGGCCAAGTTCTCCGGCGCCAGGAGGGTGTTCGCGTGCGAGAAGAACCCGGATTCGTACGGATTCCTGGTTAACAACGTCAGGAGGAACGGCGTCGAGGACGTAGTGATACCCATCCTCGCCGACAACCGTTCCCTCTGCGGGACCGCATTCGCAGACAGGATCCTCATGGGCTACGTCCAGACCACTTCCGAGTTCGTCCCGTACGCCCTGCGCATGGCGAAGCCAGGCTGCATCATCCACTATCACGACACCTTCCCCGTAGGGAAGGAGAGGGAGATGACCGAAGACATCTTTAGAAAGGCTTGCGGGGAACGCGGTTTCGAGATACTGGTACTCCGCGAGGTAAAGAGCTTCGCCCCTTCCGTATCGCACTATGTGGCGGACATCCGCGTGGACTGA
- a CDS encoding ribose 1,5-bisphosphate isomerase: MDVQDIIASTASDIREMKVRGAGRIARAGASALAQFAESYQGSDLERFRADIGKAERTILDSRPTAVSLWNGVNATVKGVDRATDFESARQSVIDNGRLFVEKSEKAVGVIAKIGAKRIKDGDVIMTHCNSSAAIGVIAEAVRQGKDIKVYATESRPWRQGILTVNDLAKAGVDTTMIIDSAVRTVMKRVDRVFVGADTITSSGSLINKIGTSQVALCANEAGAEFNVCSETYKFSPKTLFGDSVTIEERNVSEVVKPGEIPESVKVFNPVFDRTPAKYIDNIITEIGIMSPGSVYGVMAAQLGDRIFDIK, from the coding sequence GTGGACGTGCAGGACATTATCGCCTCAACGGCTTCAGACATCAGGGAGATGAAGGTCCGCGGAGCCGGACGCATCGCCCGCGCGGGAGCCTCCGCCCTCGCTCAGTTCGCGGAATCCTATCAGGGATCCGATCTGGAGAGGTTCAGGGCCGACATCGGGAAGGCCGAGCGCACCATCCTTGATTCCAGACCCACCGCCGTCTCCCTCTGGAACGGCGTGAACGCCACCGTGAAAGGGGTCGACAGGGCCACGGATTTCGAGAGTGCTAGACAGTCCGTCATCGACAACGGCCGTCTGTTCGTAGAGAAATCGGAGAAGGCCGTGGGTGTCATCGCGAAGATCGGCGCCAAGAGGATCAAGGACGGGGACGTCATAATGACGCACTGCAACAGCAGCGCCGCCATCGGGGTAATCGCCGAGGCCGTCCGCCAGGGCAAGGACATAAAGGTCTACGCCACCGAGTCCCGCCCGTGGAGACAGGGCATCCTCACGGTCAACGACCTGGCGAAGGCGGGTGTGGACACCACCATGATCATCGACAGTGCCGTGCGTACCGTGATGAAGAGGGTGGACCGTGTCTTCGTGGGTGCGGACACCATCACGTCATCCGGGTCCCTCATCAACAAGATAGGGACATCCCAGGTCGCGCTGTGCGCCAACGAGGCCGGTGCGGAGTTCAACGTCTGCTCCGAGACCTACAAATTCTCTCCGAAGACCCTGTTCGGGGATTCGGTCACCATAGAGGAGAGGAACGTCTCCGAGGTGGTCAAGCCCGGAGAGATCCCTGAGTCCGTCAAGGTGTTCAACCCCGTGTTCGACAGGACGCCGGCGAAGTACATTGACAACATCATCACCGAGATCGGGATAATGTCCCCCGGATCGGTGTACGGAGTGATGGCGGCGCAGCTGGGCGACCGCATCTTCGACATCAAGTGA
- a CDS encoding Ribulose 1,5-bisphosphate carboxylase, large subunit yields the protein MKSYSYLCLGEEIDRDAYVVTKYRVSTDLPMEKAAESIAAEQSTGTWTGISTLNDDVFTKYAAKVTEIDGDMVTIAYPEEDFSVEVGAIPQILSVISGNLYGLETLKGVRLEDVEFPSSILKKYKGPKFGDTGLREILGRPEKPLVGTIVKPKIGLSPEDTAKYIYEAGSGGLTNSKDDETLVDQKFCPIEARTKAVAEVLDRLEEEGHKMLHAVNISTNGQDILQLAEDVQSWGAKQIMIDVLTCGYGAIQAVAEDPKIKVPIHVHRTMHGAMTKDPFNGISMRVISKLVRMCGGDALHIGTLGVGKMAGGIGEGRANQEACQSGDVPFKTVMPVCSGGMYPGIVPAVMKAAGNNIQIQAGGGVAGHPEGVRGGALAMCQAVDAGFLGVSLDEYAKDHKELREALERWGQK from the coding sequence ATGAAATCATATTCTTACCTCTGTCTCGGGGAGGAGATCGACAGGGATGCGTACGTCGTGACGAAGTACCGCGTCTCCACGGACCTCCCCATGGAGAAGGCGGCGGAGAGCATCGCCGCCGAGCAGTCGACCGGAACCTGGACGGGGATCTCCACCCTCAACGACGACGTCTTCACCAAGTACGCCGCGAAGGTCACCGAGATCGACGGCGACATGGTCACCATCGCATACCCCGAGGAGGACTTCTCCGTCGAGGTGGGTGCAATCCCCCAGATCCTCTCGGTCATCTCCGGCAACCTGTACGGTCTGGAGACCCTCAAGGGGGTCAGGCTGGAGGACGTGGAGTTCCCCTCCTCCATCCTGAAGAAGTACAAGGGACCCAAGTTCGGGGACACCGGACTCAGGGAGATCCTGGGACGTCCGGAGAAGCCCCTGGTCGGGACCATCGTGAAGCCCAAGATCGGACTGTCCCCCGAGGACACCGCGAAGTACATCTACGAGGCGGGTTCCGGCGGGCTCACCAACAGCAAGGACGACGAGACACTGGTGGACCAGAAGTTCTGCCCCATCGAGGCCAGGACCAAGGCCGTGGCCGAGGTACTCGACAGGCTCGAGGAGGAGGGGCACAAGATGCTCCACGCCGTCAACATCAGTACCAACGGGCAGGACATACTCCAGCTCGCCGAGGACGTTCAGTCCTGGGGTGCGAAGCAGATTATGATTGATGTCCTCACCTGCGGATACGGTGCAATCCAGGCGGTGGCAGAGGACCCGAAGATCAAGGTCCCCATCCATGTCCACCGCACCATGCACGGTGCCATGACCAAGGACCCGTTCAACGGGATCTCCATGAGGGTGATCTCGAAACTCGTCCGCATGTGCGGAGGGGACGCCCTCCACATCGGGACGCTCGGAGTGGGCAAGATGGCGGGAGGAATCGGGGAGGGACGCGCCAACCAGGAGGCATGCCAGTCCGGGGACGTCCCCTTCAAGACCGTCATGCCGGTGTGCTCCGGAGGGATGTACCCCGGAATCGTCCCCGCGGTAATGAAGGCCGCGGGAAACAACATCCAGATACAGGCCGGAGGCGGAGTCGCCGGCCATCCAGAAGGTGTCAGGGGAGGTGCCCTGGCAATGTGCCAGGCAGTCGATGCGGGATTCCTAGGAGTCTCCCTTGACGAATACGCGAAGGACCACAAGGAGCTCCGCGAGGCACTCGAGAGGTGGGGTCAGAAATGA
- a CDS encoding putative thymidine phosphorylase/AMP phosphorylase has translation MKLRAVSTDALSGAAVACLDPSDAMEIGVKENERMHIVGPKSEVTVFTILSEKLIEPGTVAVPSGIMKRIGASEGDILSVTFNPSPESVRSIRRKMDGLVLDPAEISAVVKDIYGGNLSGIEVSAWLTALYINGMNIDEIAAFAVAMVDTGDRVKFDRSPVFDFHSMGGVPGNKITPIVVSIVAAAGLMIPKTSSRAISSACGTSDFVELFCPVEVDAQQLSEIGENVGGAFVWGGSMNIAPVDDIVIKIEHPLGINPRAQMLASIISKKLAIGAQYLLVDIPTGSGTKVKTLDEARAYARDFMDLGDKLGIHIECAITYADQPIGSAVGPALEARECLRILEGYEHPASVIEKACECAGIVLEMGGFSNGVAKAHEILSSGAALKKFKEIVAAQGGNPDQTSEDIPLGQFTADIAARQSGYVHSIDNKEVVAIAKALGAPTDKGAGMLLLKKKGQRVEQGDVLFQLFADNKTKLDRAKDLAERYNPVRIEGMLLKHVTAIQPR, from the coding sequence ATGAAGCTCAGAGCAGTATCGACCGACGCGCTGTCGGGTGCGGCAGTAGCCTGTCTGGATCCGTCGGACGCCATGGAGATCGGGGTGAAGGAGAACGAGAGGATGCACATCGTCGGCCCGAAGTCCGAGGTCACGGTGTTCACCATCCTGTCTGAGAAACTAATCGAGCCCGGGACCGTTGCCGTCCCATCGGGCATCATGAAGAGGATCGGCGCCAGCGAGGGGGACATTCTTTCCGTCACGTTCAACCCCAGTCCGGAGTCCGTGCGTTCCATCCGCCGCAAGATGGACGGGCTGGTACTGGATCCCGCCGAGATATCCGCGGTGGTGAAGGACATCTACGGAGGCAATCTTTCGGGCATCGAGGTCTCCGCATGGCTCACCGCCCTGTACATCAACGGGATGAACATCGACGAGATCGCCGCCTTCGCCGTCGCGATGGTCGACACCGGCGACAGGGTCAAGTTCGACCGTTCCCCGGTGTTCGACTTCCACAGCATGGGAGGGGTCCCCGGAAACAAGATCACGCCCATCGTCGTATCCATCGTCGCCGCTGCCGGCCTGATGATACCCAAGACGTCTTCCAGGGCCATCAGCAGCGCCTGCGGCACTTCCGATTTCGTGGAGTTGTTCTGTCCCGTAGAGGTGGATGCCCAGCAGCTCTCCGAGATCGGGGAGAACGTCGGCGGGGCATTCGTCTGGGGAGGCAGCATGAACATCGCTCCCGTGGACGATATCGTGATCAAGATTGAGCACCCGCTCGGCATCAATCCCCGGGCCCAGATGCTCGCCAGCATCATCAGCAAGAAACTGGCCATCGGTGCGCAGTACCTCCTGGTGGACATTCCCACCGGGAGCGGTACCAAGGTCAAGACCCTGGACGAGGCAAGGGCATACGCCAGGGACTTCATGGATCTGGGAGACAAGCTAGGAATACACATCGAGTGCGCGATCACCTATGCGGACCAGCCCATCGGCAGTGCCGTGGGTCCCGCACTGGAGGCCAGGGAGTGCCTGAGAATCCTGGAAGGTTACGAGCATCCCGCAAGCGTCATCGAGAAGGCCTGCGAGTGCGCGGGGATCGTCCTCGAGATGGGAGGATTCAGCAATGGCGTCGCCAAGGCGCACGAGATCCTCTCGTCCGGAGCCGCCCTCAAGAAGTTCAAGGAGATCGTAGCGGCTCAGGGAGGCAACCCCGACCAGACCTCCGAGGACATCCCCCTCGGACAGTTCACCGCCGACATCGCCGCCCGCCAGTCCGGCTACGTGCACAGCATCGACAACAAGGAGGTCGTCGCCATCGCCAAGGCCCTGGGCGCCCCCACGGACAAGGGCGCCGGAATGCTCCTTCTGAAGAAGAAGGGGCAGAGAGTGGAGCAGGGCGACGTCCTGTTCCAGCTGTTCGCGGACAACAAGACCAAGCTCGACCGCGCCAAGGACCTGGCGGAGAGATACAACCCCGTCCGCATCGAGGGGATGCTCCTCAAGCACGTGACGGCCATCCAGCCAAGGTGA
- a CDS encoding putative xylanase/chitin deacetylase produces the protein MDVDRDANIKLEGQAAAGSLDRGEGTSPRFSSSIKGLGLLADLLDEMGIPATFFCEGRTLEEMRDSAGILDGFEIGVHGYDHEFLPGMIRPDAISAVEHGCQAIRDVTGRNPTCFRAPYMKQPRDIADFLKNTGIRVDSSTYAQADRCIPSMLPGYVVEIPVTEGRDINGKSVSAYLWPMHEGKRNPLDYSDLAGCVPEEGCFVLADHSWHICELRERGVLSEEDVKENLELERRALQGILDAGLEPMTISDASRLASPY, from the coding sequence GTGGACGTCGACCGCGACGCCAACATCAAGCTGGAAGGCCAGGCGGCCGCCGGCTCGCTGGACAGAGGGGAGGGCACATCTCCCCGTTTTTCGTCAAGCATCAAGGGCCTGGGTCTTTTGGCGGACCTGCTCGACGAGATGGGCATCCCCGCCACATTCTTCTGCGAGGGGCGCACCCTGGAGGAGATGAGGGACAGCGCCGGCATCCTCGACGGGTTCGAGATCGGCGTCCACGGATACGACCACGAGTTCCTCCCGGGCATGATCCGTCCGGATGCGATATCCGCGGTAGAGCACGGGTGCCAGGCGATCAGGGACGTCACCGGCAGGAACCCCACCTGCTTCCGTGCCCCGTACATGAAGCAGCCCCGCGACATAGCCGATTTCCTGAAGAACACCGGCATAAGGGTGGACTCATCCACATACGCCCAGGCCGACAGGTGCATCCCGTCCATGCTCCCGGGCTACGTCGTGGAGATCCCGGTGACCGAAGGCAGGGACATCAACGGCAAGAGCGTGTCCGCATACCTGTGGCCGATGCACGAGGGGAAGCGCAACCCCCTCGATTATTCCGACCTGGCAGGATGCGTCCCCGAAGAGGGGTGTTTCGTCCTAGCGGACCATAGCTGGCACATTTGTGAGCTGAGGGAGAGGGGGGTTCTTTCGGAAGAGGATGTGAAGGAGAATCTTGAGCTCGAGAGAAGGGCCCTGCAGGGCATCCTCGACGCGGGTCTGGAACCCATGACCATATCGGACGCATCCCGTTTGGCGTCTCCCTACTGA